The Spirochaeta isovalerica genome includes a window with the following:
- a CDS encoding head GIN domain-containing protein → MKIVIKGLVIIAFLAAGMSLFSSGQYDMDPNERIFDVGDFHSISNSIPADLVIRLNESRRVEARGDKGQLDQLKVYVRNGELIIRRKIRFFSLKRLRGVQFTISMPGSEIRSLNLSSSGNAEVLGDLKALKTQLRTSSSGSIKAQGDVEYLQITSSSSGDISYSGVNREMNIWLSASGEADVDVRAMKVEASISSSGNIYITGEAVETELRLSSGGEFIGPGFITENADITISSSANAELTILKKLEASLSSGGNLYYRGNPVMESIRTSSSGEIIKKD, encoded by the coding sequence ATGAAGATTGTAATAAAGGGTCTTGTAATAATTGCATTCTTAGCTGCGGGAATGTCGTTATTTTCTTCAGGACAATATGATATGGATCCCAATGAGAGAATATTTGATGTTGGCGATTTCCATTCCATAAGCAACAGCATTCCCGCGGATCTTGTAATTCGCCTTAATGAAAGCCGCCGCGTTGAAGCCAGAGGGGATAAAGGTCAGCTCGATCAGCTGAAGGTATATGTAAGAAATGGTGAATTGATTATTCGCCGCAAAATCAGATTTTTTTCTCTTAAACGGCTCAGGGGAGTTCAGTTTACAATTTCCATGCCTGGAAGCGAAATACGCTCGCTCAATCTATCATCATCGGGAAATGCGGAAGTCTTGGGAGACTTGAAAGCTCTGAAAACACAGTTGAGAACCTCTTCCAGCGGTTCCATCAAAGCGCAGGGAGATGTGGAATATCTGCAGATTACCAGTTCATCATCGGGAGACATTAGTTATAGCGGAGTAAACAGGGAGATGAATATCTGGCTCAGTGCATCTGGAGAAGCCGATGTGGATGTCAGAGCCATGAAGGTCGAAGCATCAATCAGCAGCTCGGGGAATATATACATTACCGGAGAAGCTGTCGAAACGGAACTCCGCCTTTCCTCGGGAGGAGAATTCATTGGACCCGGCTTTATTACGGAGAATGCCGATATCACGATTTCCAGTTCGGCCAATGCGGAACTGACTATCCTTAAGAAACTCGAAGCTTCCCTCTCATCTGGAGGAAATCTTTATTATAGAGGGAATCCCGTGATGGAAAGTATCCGCACATCGAGCAGTGGGGAAATAATAAAAAAGGATTAA
- a CDS encoding MATE family efflux transporter: MNHFLMADPELSREESKQNYSALFNIALPIMMTNFLQTIYNLTDTYFLGKISREAVGAPSISFNIIFLLILFSMGFTQAGRTLISQSIGKKDRSRAEFYLGQTAGIMVLAGVVLLPLFYFSTPYILKLMAVPHEIFNDTSDYLRIVLYSLPLMLLSFALHGAQEGVGKSIIPLYINIVTISINILLDWLLIFGIGPFPALGVQGAAWATFIARIINALIALALVLRPRDSANTALTSIRLHMSNIYPDRNAWKLIVKIGLPSSLGHSASALGFTVLQGVVNTYGTAVIAAFNLGSRIINLFMMPALGISQAVAVLVGQNLGAKRKDLVFLTLRQALKTVFVLITLSMTITFFYGNRVTGFFINDPEVIAWGKILFRLVSPSVIFFALFTVINGAFQGAGDTRPVAFLNTFRLWGLRLPIAFVLCILLGFGPEGIWYGMIGSNLFTALAGFYLILTRPWTEKLSPDQV; this comes from the coding sequence ATGAATCATTTCTTAATGGCTGATCCTGAACTATCGCGGGAAGAGAGTAAACAGAATTACTCGGCCCTCTTCAATATCGCTCTGCCGATTATGATGACGAATTTCCTGCAAACCATCTACAACCTGACAGATACCTATTTTCTGGGAAAGATCAGCCGCGAGGCAGTGGGAGCCCCCTCTATCAGCTTCAATATCATCTTTCTTCTCATCCTTTTTTCCATGGGATTCACCCAGGCGGGAAGAACTCTGATCAGCCAGAGCATCGGCAAAAAGGACCGGAGCCGGGCGGAGTTCTATCTGGGACAAACCGCCGGTATTATGGTACTGGCAGGCGTTGTCCTGCTGCCCCTGTTCTACTTTTCCACACCTTACATATTGAAACTGATGGCTGTTCCCCATGAGATTTTCAACGATACAAGCGACTATCTGCGAATTGTCCTATATAGCCTCCCCCTGATGCTTCTCAGCTTTGCTCTCCACGGAGCCCAGGAGGGAGTGGGAAAAAGCATTATCCCTCTTTATATTAATATCGTCACGATCAGCATCAATATACTGCTGGACTGGCTTCTCATTTTCGGCATTGGCCCCTTCCCCGCTCTGGGTGTGCAAGGCGCCGCCTGGGCTACTTTTATCGCCCGGATCATCAATGCGCTTATAGCCCTGGCCCTGGTGCTCCGCCCGCGCGACTCCGCCAATACAGCTCTGACCAGCATTCGTCTGCATATGTCAAATATTTATCCCGATAGGAACGCCTGGAAACTGATTGTAAAGATCGGTCTCCCCTCCAGTCTGGGGCACAGCGCTTCTGCACTGGGATTCACAGTACTTCAGGGAGTGGTCAATACATACGGAACAGCGGTTATCGCTGCTTTCAATTTGGGAAGCCGCATTATTAATCTCTTCATGATGCCGGCCCTGGGGATCAGTCAGGCAGTGGCTGTTCTGGTAGGCCAAAATCTTGGTGCGAAACGGAAAGATCTGGTCTTCCTGACTTTACGCCAGGCACTGAAGACCGTTTTCGTCCTGATAACCCTATCCATGACCATTACTTTTTTCTACGGGAATCGGGTCACTGGATTCTTTATAAACGACCCCGAAGTGATCGCCTGGGGGAAAATATTGTTCCGCCTTGTTAGTCCCTCTGTTATCTTCTTTGCCCTTTTTACAGTTATCAACGGTGCTTTTCAGGGAGCCGGAGACACGCGTCCTGTAGCCTTTTTGAACACTTTCCGGCTCTGGGGATTACGATTGCCCATCGCATTCGTCCTCTGCATACTTTTGGGATTCGGTCCCGAAGGGATCTGGTATGGCATGATCGGATCCAATCTGTTCACCGCATTAGCCGGGTTTTACCTGATACTGACCCGCCCCTGGACGGAAAAACTGAGCCCGGACCAGGTCTGA
- a CDS encoding ATP-binding protein — translation MSSHGISDKSEIRHKAEKIAQKAKKESVKKIECMGKDEISDLIHNLNVHKIELELQNEDLIAAQESIEALQNRYYDLYDLAPVGYLTLSREGLILETNLTAAQLLGLSKRELANSHLQKYVLKDDVDQLYLLLKEIFATKSGQSCEIRMNRNGKTAFWVSLDGVIVPNRECDMRCRIIISDISLRKKREEEKERITEKLSQMQKLDSIGILAGGIAHDFNNLLNGFFLNIEMVQMNNKDEKLNQYLENTINCIDRARSLTQQLLTFSKGGSPVKREHKLLPLIEEIVNFAISGTSVVVQYNIDENLWSCNCDKNQISQVIDNLIINALQSMNKKGLIVVDAENTQIGEGGHETLSAGEYVKISIKDHGSGIDKKDSPYIFDPFFTTKDTGTGLGLSTCYSIIKRHGGYIDFESTREEGSVFYIFLPACRQSRPLNLTTTTFEDLQGSGTIIVLDDEMILCQAIKDSLESFGYRVEIKNTGEDLISFLENGDCSSMNLAGMILDLTIPGGLGGKDIIGSVRKICPQTTIIVSSGYSDDPVMAYPEKYGFNDSIQKPYKVFELLKLLNSHIE, via the coding sequence ATGAGCAGTCATGGAATCAGCGATAAAAGTGAAATTCGCCATAAAGCTGAAAAGATAGCTCAAAAGGCGAAGAAGGAATCAGTTAAAAAAATTGAATGTATGGGAAAGGATGAGATATCTGATTTAATCCATAATTTAAATGTACATAAGATCGAACTGGAGCTTCAGAATGAGGATTTAATTGCGGCTCAGGAATCAATAGAGGCTCTTCAGAACCGATATTACGATTTATACGATCTAGCTCCTGTCGGATACTTAACCCTATCCAGAGAAGGCTTGATCCTCGAAACCAATTTAACTGCGGCTCAACTGCTGGGTTTAAGTAAAAGGGAACTGGCAAACTCGCATTTACAAAAATATGTTCTAAAAGATGATGTGGATCAACTCTATTTACTGCTTAAAGAGATATTTGCAACTAAAAGCGGACAATCCTGCGAAATTAGAATGAACCGGAACGGTAAAACTGCATTCTGGGTTTCTCTTGATGGTGTCATTGTTCCCAATAGAGAATGTGATATGAGATGCCGTATTATTATAAGTGATATTAGCCTCAGGAAAAAAAGAGAGGAAGAAAAAGAGAGAATTACCGAAAAATTGTCCCAAATGCAGAAACTCGATTCCATTGGAATCCTTGCCGGCGGTATTGCCCATGATTTCAATAATCTGTTAAATGGTTTTTTTCTTAACATCGAAATGGTTCAAATGAATAACAAAGATGAGAAATTGAACCAATATCTTGAAAATACGATAAATTGCATTGATCGGGCCCGGAGTCTCACACAGCAATTGCTTACATTCTCAAAAGGGGGAAGTCCCGTAAAGCGGGAACACAAACTCCTCCCTTTAATAGAGGAGATTGTGAATTTCGCTATAAGCGGTACTTCTGTAGTTGTACAATACAATATTGATGAGAATCTCTGGTCCTGCAATTGCGATAAAAACCAGATATCCCAGGTTATAGATAATCTGATAATTAATGCTCTTCAGTCAATGAATAAAAAAGGACTTATAGTCGTAGACGCTGAAAATACTCAGATCGGAGAGGGCGGGCATGAAACTCTTTCAGCTGGCGAATATGTAAAAATCTCCATTAAGGATCATGGCTCCGGTATTGATAAAAAGGATTCCCCTTATATTTTCGATCCTTTCTTTACTACCAAAGATACAGGAACAGGCCTCGGCTTATCGACATGCTACTCTATCATTAAGCGTCATGGCGGGTATATCGACTTTGAATCTACAAGAGAGGAGGGGAGTGTTTTTTATATTTTTCTGCCGGCCTGCCGCCAAAGTAGACCTTTAAATCTCACTACGACGACTTTTGAAGATTTGCAGGGATCCGGTACCATAATCGTATTGGATGATGAAATGATCCTCTGTCAGGCAATTAAAGATTCTCTTGAATCTTTCGGCTATAGGGTCGAAATAAAAAATACAGGTGAAGATTTAATCTCTTTTCTTGAGAATGGTGATTGTTCCAGTATGAACTTAGCGGGAATGATTTTAGACCTGACGATTCCCGGGGGACTGGGTGGAAAAGATATTATTGGCAGTGTCAGAAAAATCTGTCCTCAAACGACTATTATCGTCTCAAGTGGATATTCAGACGATCCTGTAATGGCCTATCCCGAGAAGTATGGATTTAATGATAGCATTCAAAAGCCCTATAAAGTCTTTGAACTGTTGAAATTGCTTAACAGCCATATTGAATAG
- a CDS encoding helix-turn-helix transcriptional regulator, giving the protein MNRIKLARIEKEMTQAELGKLCGVTRQTIGLIESDSYNPTISLCLKLCRVLGRNLDELFGEE; this is encoded by the coding sequence GTGAACAGAATAAAACTGGCCAGAATCGAAAAGGAAATGACCCAGGCGGAGCTGGGAAAACTCTGCGGCGTAACCAGACAGACAATCGGTCTTATCGAGTCGGACAGCTATAATCCGACCATCTCACTCTGCCTTAAGCTCTGCCGGGTTCTCGGCAGGAATCTGGATGAATTATTCGGGGAGGAATAA
- a CDS encoding chemotaxis protein CheB — translation MAKERTDMESAIDLISGTSEIDFPVVGIGASAGGLSSFQSFFSGLEESANPRMSFIIVQHLAPEHKSSLTELIRKCTSLNVYEVQNDMPVQINSVYVIPPAYNLLIEKGKLKLIEADISKGHHLSIDLFFRSLADECHEKAICIILSGSGSDGSIGLRAIKGKGGMVMVQKPESAEFSSMPGNAISTGLVDFVLSPEEMAVQLQKYASFNFEISKEDSEEFESLPYKEVKHLFLLLKNQIGHDFSQYKSSTIMRRIKRRMAIKEIKTLKEYIDFTRESSEEVESLFYSLLIGVTNFFRDTGAFAYLEKEVIPGIIRNKENGSPLRIWVPGCSTGEEAYSIAILFYEYMYKANLPLNTTIFATDIDPLAIDRARSGMYPYNIKSEIKPEILNKYFNLEPDGRYFRISKKIRDLLVFSEQNLIKDPPFSKIDLISCRNLLIYMGPELQRKIIPIFHYALNPEGFLFLGTSESIGENGKLFKKINNKQKIYRRKDGFIGNRNIKIDNFLPDDNSARKQVKTNTTQKGMALKDLTEKALLQNLSHAAVLVNSTGDIFYLYGRTGRFLEPSPGVQGIPNVLKMAREGLYQKLPGLLRKTVKTGKILTLEGLMVRTNGDFEKIDIKITPVKGKDNSSESDYYLIILERNYKTSPKDISSSGESLSGSRGSIESLQQELTESREFLQSTQEELKAANEELKSSNEEMQSVNEELQSTNEELETSKEELQSVNEELITVNTELQMKVRELTRLNNDMDNLLAGTGIGTIFVDFQLCIMRFTPTVTKIINLINGDIGRPVNHILSNFKSHIDLVPLIQSVLDDLSLKEMEVETIDGTWYSMCIQPYRTLDNVIEGAVITFADISNAKRIEEKLINTESLFHNFFTNSPVAISLFKTNKNGKLCLIDANPSIEKISGKDPASLVGLTFNEIFPWIKNDKVSEILTAMAEGFSDDLTFSESFSEYEVRAFKMSDQTIGVEIVKLPNRP, via the coding sequence ATGGCAAAGGAGAGGACTGACATGGAATCGGCGATAGATCTGATTTCGGGAACCAGTGAAATCGATTTTCCAGTCGTCGGTATCGGTGCCTCGGCCGGAGGATTGTCCTCTTTTCAATCTTTTTTTTCCGGACTTGAAGAATCTGCCAATCCCCGGATGTCTTTCATTATCGTTCAGCACCTTGCCCCCGAACATAAAAGTTCTCTGACTGAACTGATCAGGAAATGCACTTCGCTGAATGTATATGAAGTTCAGAATGATATGCCCGTTCAGATCAATTCCGTATATGTTATCCCGCCGGCTTATAACCTGCTGATAGAGAAAGGAAAACTGAAACTTATAGAAGCAGATATCAGCAAAGGTCATCATCTTTCTATTGATTTGTTCTTTCGTTCCCTGGCAGATGAGTGTCATGAAAAAGCCATATGTATTATCCTTTCCGGTTCCGGATCCGACGGGTCCATTGGATTGCGCGCCATAAAGGGGAAAGGCGGAATGGTCATGGTTCAGAAACCTGAATCAGCGGAATTCTCCAGTATGCCCGGCAATGCTATTTCAACAGGTCTAGTCGATTTCGTATTAAGTCCCGAGGAAATGGCTGTCCAGCTGCAAAAATATGCCAGCTTCAATTTCGAGATAAGCAAGGAGGATAGTGAGGAATTCGAGTCACTACCCTATAAAGAAGTTAAGCATTTATTCCTTTTACTAAAAAATCAGATAGGTCATGATTTTTCCCAATATAAATCCAGCACAATAATGCGCAGGATAAAAAGGCGAATGGCAATCAAGGAGATTAAGACTTTAAAAGAATACATTGATTTTACCCGGGAAAGCAGCGAGGAAGTTGAATCTCTGTTTTACAGTTTGCTTATCGGTGTCACAAACTTTTTTCGTGACACTGGTGCCTTTGCCTATCTGGAAAAGGAAGTCATACCCGGAATAATTAGAAACAAGGAAAACGGAAGTCCTCTTCGAATATGGGTACCCGGCTGTTCTACGGGAGAAGAGGCTTACTCAATAGCCATTTTATTTTACGAATACATGTATAAAGCAAATCTTCCTCTTAATACAACTATTTTTGCAACGGATATCGATCCTCTGGCTATTGATAGAGCTCGTTCAGGAATGTATCCCTATAACATTAAATCGGAGATTAAACCGGAGATTCTCAATAAATACTTCAATCTGGAACCGGATGGGAGATATTTTCGAATTAGCAAGAAAATCAGGGATTTGCTTGTATTTTCAGAGCAGAATCTGATAAAGGACCCTCCATTTTCCAAAATAGACCTTATCAGTTGCCGCAATCTTCTCATTTATATGGGGCCGGAGCTGCAGAGGAAAATCATCCCTATTTTTCATTACGCTTTGAATCCTGAGGGCTTTCTCTTTCTTGGTACATCCGAATCCATTGGAGAAAACGGCAAGCTGTTTAAGAAAATAAATAATAAACAGAAGATTTACAGACGGAAAGATGGCTTTATAGGAAACAGAAATATAAAAATTGATAATTTTCTTCCGGACGACAACTCGGCCCGCAAACAGGTAAAAACCAATACGACGCAAAAGGGAATGGCTCTTAAGGATCTGACTGAAAAAGCATTGCTGCAGAATCTGAGTCATGCTGCTGTATTGGTAAACAGCACGGGAGATATCTTTTATCTGTACGGGCGAACGGGTCGATTCCTTGAACCGAGTCCGGGAGTACAGGGAATACCCAATGTATTAAAAATGGCCAGAGAAGGACTATATCAGAAACTTCCGGGCCTCTTAAGAAAAACTGTTAAAACGGGAAAAATCCTCACCCTGGAAGGATTAATGGTTCGAACTAATGGTGATTTTGAAAAAATCGATATCAAGATCACTCCTGTAAAGGGGAAAGATAATAGTTCAGAAAGTGATTATTATTTGATTATACTGGAGAGGAATTATAAAACCAGTCCTAAAGACATAAGCTCCTCCGGTGAGTCCCTATCGGGTTCCCGGGGATCTATAGAATCTCTCCAGCAGGAATTGACCGAAAGCCGGGAATTTCTGCAATCAACTCAGGAAGAACTGAAAGCCGCTAATGAAGAGCTGAAATCTTCTAATGAAGAGATGCAGTCTGTTAATGAAGAACTTCAATCGACAAATGAAGAGCTCGAAACTTCAAAAGAGGAGTTGCAATCGGTTAATGAAGAGTTAATTACAGTTAACACTGAGCTGCAGATGAAGGTTCGTGAGCTTACCAGACTGAATAACGATATGGACAACCTATTGGCCGGTACAGGCATAGGTACGATTTTTGTTGATTTTCAATTATGCATTATGCGGTTTACTCCTACAGTCACAAAAATTATCAATCTTATTAATGGGGATATCGGTAGACCGGTGAACCATATACTTTCTAATTTCAAATCTCATATAGATCTGGTTCCTCTCATTCAATCGGTACTTGATGACCTGAGTCTGAAGGAAATGGAAGTTGAAACCATAGACGGAACATGGTATTCCATGTGTATTCAGCCCTACAGGACTCTGGATAACGTAATTGAGGGAGCTGTTATAACCTTTGCCGATATCAGCAATGCAAAGAGAATAGAAGAAAAGTTGATTAATACAGAATCTCTATTTCATAATTTTTTTACCAATTCACCTGTTGCCATAAGCCTGTTCAAGACCAATAAAAATGGAAAACTTTGTCTGATAGATGCCAATCCCTCAATTGAGAAGATTTCAGGAAAAGACCCGGCAAGTCTTGTCGGATTAACTTTTAATGAAATTTTCCCATGGATTAAGAATGATAAAGTCAGTGAAATATTAACGGCGATGGCTGAAGGATTCAGCGATGATCTGACATTCAGCGAATCTTTCTCTGAGTATGAAGTCCGTGCCTTTAAAATGAGTGATCAGACTATTGGTGTGGAAATCGTCAAATTGCCAAATCGGCCGTAG